Proteins from one Oncorhynchus gorbuscha isolate QuinsamMale2020 ecotype Even-year linkage group LG18, OgorEven_v1.0, whole genome shotgun sequence genomic window:
- the apobec2a gene encoding C->U-editing enzyme APOBEC-2a: MADKKGAAASSKLLVRKKERTTKTAVTVEVKKEVKKEVKTEMKMEMKREVKREVKSSLVKKEEKVLAVGEKVEGNGDVPMEEGATANEDVANGEAAAAKANGANGEYEPIELPPWEIIEGDRIDPFQFKFQFKNVEYSSGRNKTFLCYLVDKGKADAGLLRGYLEDEHSGAHAEQAFFLQTLPDYDPAVKYTITWYMSSSPCAVCAAKIAEALQARKSIKMTLFSARLFEWEDQDIQAGLNALSQAGCKLRMMKPMDFTYVWDTFVENDDLTFTPWEDCQDNYEYYHEKLADIMQ, translated from the exons ATGGCCGACAAGAAGGGCGCTGCTGCCAGCAGCAAACTGTTggtgaggaagaaagagaggacgaCAAAGACAGCGGTGACTGTGGAGGTCAAGAAAGAGGTCAAGAAAGAGGTGAAGACGGAGATGAagatggagatgaagagggaggtgaagagggaggtgAAGTCGAGTTTagtgaagaaggaggagaaggtccTGGCAGTGGGGGAGAAAGTGGAGGGGAACGGAGATGTCCCAATGGAAGAGGGAGCCACAGCTAACGAAGACGTGGCTAACGGGGAAGCGGCGGCGGCTAAAGCTAACGGAGCAAATGGGGAGTACGAACCCATTGAGCTGCCCCCCTGGGAGATCATCGAAGG GGACCGCATCGACCCGTTCCAATTCAAGTTCCAGTTCAAGAACGTGGAGTACTCGTCAGGTCGTAACAAGACGTTCCTGTGTTACctggtggacaaagggaaggCTGATGCCGGTCTGCTGAGAGGTTACCTGGAGGATGAACACTCAGGAGCCCACGCTGAGCAGGCCTTCTTCCTCCAGACTCTCCCAGACTATGACCCTGCTGTCAAATACACTATCACCTG GTACATGTCATCCAGTCCCTGTGCTGTCTGTGCAGCTAAGATCGCAGAGGCCCTTCAGGCCAGGAAGAGCATCAAGATGACTCTCTTCTCAGCCCGGCTGTTTGAGTGGGAGGATCAAGACATCCAGGCGGGGCTGAATGCTCTGTCTCAAGCAGGGTGCAAGCTGAGGATGATGAAACCCATGGACTTCACCTATGTCTGGGACACTTTTGTGGAGAATGACGACCTAACGTTCACCCCCTGGGAGGACTGCCAGGACAACTACGAGTACTACCACGAGAAACTGGCAGACATCATGCAGTGA
- the LOC124003802 gene encoding parathyroid hormone 4-like isoform X2, with amino-acid sequence MLVSQKHVQAVAVMVLVVFTVGHCQENERRAVTEHQLMHDRGRTIQSLKRLIWLSSAMEGLHTAQTRSSSLLPPTALNPIPRYTPGLSPALKPHSAGSQSGEASNNHKGSLERLMKNFFSSNLMDLSEGEP; translated from the exons ATGCTGGTATCCCAAAAGCATGTGCAGGCCGTTGCTGTCATGGTTCTTGTCGTCTTCACAGTCGGTCACTGTCAGGAGAATGAAAG GCGAGCGGTAACGGAGCACCAGCTGATGCATGACCGTGGCAGGACCATCCAGAGCCTGAAGAGACTCATCTGGTTGTCCAGTGCCATGGAGGGGCTCCACACCGCCCAGACCCGCTCCTCCTCCCTGCTGCCCCCCACCGCACTCAACCCCATCCCGCGCTACACCCCGGGCCTCTCCCCTGCCCTCAAACCACACTCTGCTGGCTCACAATCTGGGGAGGCCAGCAACAACCACAAGGGGTCACTGGAGAGACTTATGAAAAACTTCTTCAGCTCCAACCTCATGGACCTCTCTGAGGGGGAACCATAG
- the LOC124003802 gene encoding parathyroid hormone 4-like isoform X1 gives MLVSQKHVQAVAVMVLVVFTVGHCQENESRRAVTEHQLMHDRGRTIQSLKRLIWLSSAMEGLHTAQTRSSSLLPPTALNPIPRYTPGLSPALKPHSAGSQSGEASNNHKGSLERLMKNFFSSNLMDLSEGEP, from the exons ATGCTGGTATCCCAAAAGCATGTGCAGGCCGTTGCTGTCATGGTTCTTGTCGTCTTCACAGTCGGTCACTGTCAGGAGAATGAAAG CAGGCGAGCGGTAACGGAGCACCAGCTGATGCATGACCGTGGCAGGACCATCCAGAGCCTGAAGAGACTCATCTGGTTGTCCAGTGCCATGGAGGGGCTCCACACCGCCCAGACCCGCTCCTCCTCCCTGCTGCCCCCCACCGCACTCAACCCCATCCCGCGCTACACCCCGGGCCTCTCCCCTGCCCTCAAACCACACTCTGCTGGCTCACAATCTGGGGAGGCCAGCAACAACCACAAGGGGTCACTGGAGAGACTTATGAAAAACTTCTTCAGCTCCAACCTCATGGACCTCTCTGAGGGGGAACCATAG